From the genome of Haloarchaeobius salinus, one region includes:
- a CDS encoding acyl-CoA thioesterase, which translates to MREHPFTVGIDVRYNDVDLLGHVNNAIYSSYLEAARVEYLPEVLGTPESLESVLAHLEIDFHRPITLEDDVEVAIWVTDIGTSTITFAYEVRAAGEVAATAETVQVAYDPEAKESRPVPDEWRERIEAFEDL; encoded by the coding sequence ATGCGCGAACACCCCTTCACCGTCGGCATCGACGTCCGGTACAACGACGTCGACCTGCTGGGCCACGTGAACAACGCCATCTACTCCTCCTACCTGGAGGCCGCCCGCGTCGAGTACCTGCCCGAGGTGCTCGGGACGCCGGAGTCGCTGGAGAGCGTCCTCGCGCACCTCGAGATCGACTTCCACCGGCCCATCACGCTCGAGGATGACGTGGAGGTGGCCATCTGGGTGACCGACATCGGTACCTCGACCATCACCTTCGCCTACGAGGTGCGGGCCGCCGGCGAGGTCGCCGCGACCGCCGAGACCGTACAGGTCGCCTACGACCCCGAGGCGAAGGAGTCCAGACCCGTCCCCGACGAGTGGCGCGAGCGCATCGAGGCGTTCGAGGACCTCTGA